DNA sequence from the Uloborus diversus isolate 005 chromosome 1, Udiv.v.3.1, whole genome shotgun sequence genome:
tgctcaattgctttaaaataaatatgacaatgaaaaaaataatcccagtaattcatgaaaattctTATACTTAGTTATAAtttcaaggcaatttttttttaatataaaattcattAGATCATAATAATACagtcaaatacttttgctgttccaaaaaaaagtccaaagtttgtaaatatggccagtggacaagttaGAGCAtataacgtgctacagtagcttatagAAGTGGTGATATGGGCCTTAGCGAAGTCTGCCTgcaatatagagtcctgaaaccAACTTTAAATAGTCGCATGGAAAataaaaccggtttgttgttaccttagtcacttattaaaaatttaggggATAAGCATTCCGAAATatgaatatgattagtgaatcatatttggAAACTAGAacagaagtttttggaattacttccgaaaaatttggttaattggcctttcaagaggctgagaaaaataacatgtcccacaggtTTAATTAAGACATAGAAGTCTCTTtgtactatattctctggtagtttgagacttaggcttctggtttcagtaataaaatggtatCCGACATTTTAGAGATTAAGTTCAATCCTgcttcgaacgaaaattttcaaaatcgatttaacaaaattcttaaCAGTTCAAAAAAGGCAGACAAGACGGAGGAAGATGGAAGTTCAAAAGAGACTAGAAACAGTGTTGCACATTAGGGtgtcccgatttttttttttccgtttttcttaatgcaagacctctcaaaatttgcgaaatcgatcggaaattacaaaaataatttaaaaaatagaataaaactatatcttcagggctctactgatcgtcaaagttttgaaaacttgtcatttttatggcaactgaaaaagaagtactgtgaataaagttataaatttactgtgaaataaaagctcgacagctgaaataaaaagatcgtgattcgtaatatcaacacgaacagaaaaaaaaaacatatggtgattactactgtaaatgcctatatgggaataaACCCCAttccgcagtagaatcgtccacgaagcttggcgccacgtctcgatttgcatgcaacaatatgttactgacgacttcgactttgtttggtttcaacttgctaattccttttacttgttcCGAGGGCTCTCTTGActtgactcacgggtgttttcttcgtagccaaagtaattttaatgctataaaagtacagttgcaattgtGAGTGTTATATGCagattctgttagttttaagtaatgagttcgagacgtagtgagactacttgtgctatactgggaccctacaaggaacttgatgatcggcagctacctactgtagaagacgtcataaaatttattttatttgtcatgagcgaacagaaatgtatgcataatggaaaggacccttccagttcagatatatatacaattgtttctgaaaaaatcaacagtatttggacaaaagcttcaattccaatcgtaactaaggaacgagtaattcaattattaaaattctattttgaaaagtacgtcaatttAAAATGATATCCCAGAagcaaacgaagtgatagttttgaaaataaactaaagTGCTTTTTAGAGTAatctgagaagctcttcgacgttgcggcttgtaagtgccctgtatttgagtcttgttcgtgtttaaaacctaaaaaagttcccatcaatgagagaagtttcttgttggatcaaagaaatgacaggaaaatggtgataagaggtaTCGATgagaaagaaacagctagattaatgaaacaacagcagagaaaacttgaaagggaagcaaaaaagtcttctactgaaaataacgattctgtctcagcaaattttgatgacgattcgatgcgtgaattttctccagaaacgtatcccataacagagacgaatacagcctctacagggacaccatcaacttcaacgacaaataggaatacactgatcttgccagcagttgctaaggtctgtgatagatacggtttgtcgacgcgatctgctgctgctgttgcttctgtagttttagctgatgtcggcttggtttcaaaagaagatttaactctatttgttgataaaaacaaaatccacagagctgtagctaaagctcggaaagaaacttccaaagatattggaagtattgttacaaaaagcatttactttgatggacgtaaagacaagactctgataaatgagaaaataggagctcgttaccatcgcaaagaaattttagaagagcacatctcaattttagcagaacccggatcaatttatttgggacacacacaacgccaagtcgtggcactgcaaaggcaatttctaacttcgattacagctctattagaaggtcaatgcttgaatttagaagacgtgatttgcgttggatgtgacggaactgcaataaacaccggttggaagagtggcgtgattcaatatttagaggagtatttggaaagaccattgcaatggtgtgtgtgtatgcttcaatgccaacgaattaccccttcgtcatttattcttgactttagatggttgcactttgggtcctaaagaatattccggacctattggaaaaacagttagctggttgtgaaaatGAAATGACATTGTCCTTTTTGCGcggtggatggtaatttgcctaatttgccgaaaaatgtggttgatgaactaagcacggatcaaaaagtatctttatgagatttgtcaagctgtatcaactggtttctgtagtccgtacctggcaaatcgccaacctggaaaaatggcgcactcgagatggcttacttctgctaatcgtatactcagactttatgtaagtactcttaatcctacagaaaatttgcgattccttgttaactacgtggttaaagtgtacgctccCAGTTTgggttcttaatcaagcaaaagtcatcttttaaggaagcagccaaacatctttttcaaatgattgtgtactctcgatttttacccCGAAAACTTGATatctgttgtgtattctgttatcgaaagaaaagctttttttgcgCACCTagaaaacctgctggtcagtatgttgtttgatgatagggagcacattcgggagttagGATTACGAAGAATAAGaaaagctagagaggctgaaagtagcactaaacgcagaatatttaaaaacaccaaaaattaacttctctgctaaagattatacggaaataattgtctggcaagagtgtcaggttacagcaccaccggttcttcgacatatttctaacgagaaccttcaaattatggcaaaagataatagcttggaaatcgttgactttccttgccactcgcaatctgtggaaagatgtgttaaactaataacacaggcttcacaaagtgttactaacgctacttctagagatggcttcgttagaaccaggttgcaatctcgcgcagaaatgccaaatttcggacacaaaaataagtttaaattctaaacttttgtcattatttataaactgtagtttgtttattttgttttcttgtgctttgtttcattagtttcttaaataaaatgctttctaaactttatttttgtattttttaaatcatatcgtttaggtctgtcacaaaatttaaaatatgcaaaacttcaaagagcggtagagccctcaagatgacacgcaattccattttttttttacctttttcgtgatctgtgaaaaatttcgcaaattttgacacctcttgtgatagtatagctcaatttttttttctcatatatggacgggacaccctatTGCACATGTTggaaaaatatcaagtggtgaaccagATGTGATGACagcagctgtgtgttgtgtgagtgctgttttttttttatgttcctcttatccaaaaataatacatattaggaaaaaaaatctatttttctatcacttattgttatttgtagtgctTATTGATCGCCAGTTatgaatatttgtaagttacgtatgattttattatttgagaatgtggtccttCAATGGAAaatcgatggtccatccatagcaaccggtagccatgaatggaccacatgctaaaatatttatttttaattttcattttttagtgtgtatatttatcatgaaagtgaatattattttttaaaggagaaatatactgagaaattgttcctataattaacgttaAATTAGAGttggatttattttctaaaaaaatcgaaaactgttatgtggatCATTGACGGCATACCTTCCCCTATTcttgtagaaataaaaaatagttaaccGATAATGTTTTCTCATTTTACAAATGATTTCAATACAAGAGTCCACCTTTTGAACACTATGCTACAAAGGTGGttcgtatttttgaaatttgtgttgtaaaaatattttttaaacaaaaataacgcAGACTTAAAAATTGTAGCcagaaattgctctaaaaagtaaaaaaataatttttattcgttGTACACTAtagataaaactttgaaacatattttttgaagttggtgcaaaaaacaaaaaaagtaaaatcatgtgTAACCATACTTTGTTAATGTTTCTCAGAAAAATTACTCAAagttagaaatgaaattttttataatattacacaaatatgctgtcatcagtGGCATAATGTATGCGAGTGGTATTGACTCACCTGAGTCTGTTTGAATTTAATTGTAATTGAGCATTGACTGCAAATGGTTTTATGTATTACATTATGTTTTGCACcaaattcaaaattatgtttaaatgtaTATAATATCGATGGTGTGAAATTGAGGAGGTcggttcattgtttttttttttttttttttcaaaaatactttaatttctgGAGTAAATTCTTCAGAAATAGCATGATGTTTTCATCACAAAATTTCAACTGTTTTCCTATAAATGTCCCATACCTAAATAAAAAACCATCAACGGGTATAAAgttttaagcgattggcactaaatgTAATTCTTGTTCCTCTCTGGGATTTATAAGTGTATTAATTTAAATTGAACCACTTAATTAGTAACTGTTTCCCAAACTAATCATAATTTACAACATACAAATTACTCGTGATAAAAATCCTATGCGTAGCCTTACTTCGCACCGTTATCAATTATTAGTCATGGATGAGAATGAAAATACTACTAGGGCAATGATAGTGAATAacgtcatgcttgctccagagaagtctTCACGATAGCGATTTTATAATGCTTcattttaatattactgttgtatggcagTGAACTTCGATAACGATGTGTCATTTAATATGTAAATTACAAGAAATTTACTCTTTTTACCAGAACTTGATTTTTGAAGATTAAATGTGGCCAAGTAAAGAAATGGGACCGAAGTTAAATCATTCCCTATCATCAAAATCGGGTTCAATATTTGCAAACCGGTGAGCTaattaacaaacaaaaatatgTATACATACCGTATGAACTGATAAACTCCTTCTTATTTTAGTcagttaaaaatagttaaaatatttgcaGAACAAAAGTGCCGTTAATGTGTAATACAGACAAGTgctaaatttaacattaaaaaaatcagttacaCATAAACAATAAGTtacgaaaatcttcaaagcaTAACTATAGACACCTATGGTTCACGTATCTTATTGTATTTTTGTACAATAACATTTTTACGTAGTGCTTTAAATAAAACTGCTTGATTTAAAATccttgatatttttcaaatggtttttatttcttaaaaaatcagtTCAGCTTGTTCTATGTACATCCACAATTAATAATCTGTAATTTCATTTGCTTGTAAGTACCTTAGCTCTGAATCATCCGATAGTTTAGATTGTCTTTTAGCTCTTTTTCGTCTAACGAAAAATGTCCATCCTCCAACAAACGCAACAGCTATTACCAGTGTTACAGATACAATTGTGACTATAGCATCACTACTAGCAGATGTTGATGCAGATTTTGAAGCACTGCTGTCAATTGGTTCCGGATAAGAAGAAGTTGTTTTCGTACTGTACGCATATGGTACTGTAGTTATATATTTTTCAGTAACCACTGTGCTTTCCAGTGGAGTAGAAGGGATGTTGGATACCGGAAAAACAATTATTGTTTCACGTGATGACACTGAAGACGTCTCTGCGCTTGTCAAGTGTGAACTCACAGTTGCGTCAACCGCTGTGTTAGTCAATGACGATGTATAACGATAGATAATAGGAGGCGTGGATTTTGAAATTACTGTTTCCTTGTTAGTAATTGCtgaagcttttaattttgaaaacgttGTTGAAACCGTAGTTGCATCAATCCATTCGGCTGCAGTTGTTTTCTTAGTTCTTGGTCTCAAATTATATGTTCTTCTTGTTTCAGAAGATGTCAAAATTATATTGTCCGAAGATTCCGTAGATTTAATTGCCTTCACAGTTGATAAAACATCAGGTACATCTGAAGTACTTTGTATGACTGTAGAGGAAATCCTTATAGATTTGAGCGTTGTCAACAAATCTGAATTTGTTGCGTTTTTCCATAACTGTGTACTGCCTATGAAAGCTGTCGTAGAATTATCTGTGGAGTTTTTAGTTTCAGTAAGCAGCATTTTTGGCGTTGTAAAAAACTGAGTTGTTGAAATATTGCTTTTTGCACCGATTGGCATTGTTTTAGATGATGAATTATCATAGCTAATAGGAGTTGAAATGTCTGTGACAACAGCTGAGGAACTATCAGTGTTCATAACCGAGGATTTATCCGTGTTTACTGATGAACTATATTTACTAAATGGTAATGAATTGCTGGTGCTTACGTTAGTTGAACCATCGatggaaataaatgttgagctATCAGTGAGAATAGGCGATGAGCTGTTAACGGGAATAAGCGACGAACTTTCACTGGGAATAGGAGCTGAGCCATCATAACTCCCCCATGAGCTATCAGGGGGAGTAGGCGATGATCTAGTGGTACTAAATGCGCTATTAGTAGATACAGGTAGTTCGCCATCAGTGGAGATGGGAGATAAGCTATTCGTGGGAGTAGGTGACGAGATAAAAGTGGGAATAGGTGATGAATTATTAGTTTGAATAGGTAATGAGATATCATGTAGCGTAACAGTTTCTGTTTCAGACGTGAAATGCATCCCAGAGCTTTCAGAATGCGTAATGTCAGGTGAAACATCTACTAATGAATTTTGTTTAATTGTTGATGATACCATGGTTGAAAACATATTGGTTGTGTCATACATGGTTGACAACATGCTGGTTGTAGGTAACAGATCACCAGCTGGAAGTTCTTCGGGATTGTCACTTACTGAAGAGGTTCCTGaaagaaagtttaaaagaaattagAATAAAATCTAAACAGCTCGTGGGAAGAACTTgcattattttgatattaatgtATATATACATTCATATAAGtcaatatgttttaaaagaagACTAAAGTTATGGaaaataatttgtgttttctttttctttttttgcttattaggGCTTCATCAACATAAAATCAGTATGCCAAGCCTTTTAGTATTTTTCTTGAGGTATTCTTGAAAATCCGATTATGCACATTAAGGTGGTTTTTACCTTAAAAGGTaagctcataaaataaaattatataaaggtTCCTTTTTATTGAATCTTTCTTAGGGCTGCTCATTGGTTGATTATTGGATATTTGTTATTTTTGCTGTTTATTACCTCACATAAAAATAGGTTGCAATATAAAAATCACATACGTGAGTATTATAACTATTATGTAAAAGCAACTTTAAAATATGTATGATTAGAATAGGCAACAAGAGTTACTATGTAagcgaaagaaaataaacgtttAATCTATCCTCAACTGTTTTTCCCAGCTAAGAAAAGAAAGCGTATTTAAGAATTATTAGCTGTTATTGAAGCCAGATTCAAATCAGGAAACGATCGACTTATATCACCATAATGTATATGCCTAATAAGCCGCTACAAAGATCGATCTAATTATAGATTTCAGAAGGACTGTAcaatagggtgggtcgattttggctttttttgaaatcgaaaactcctgtggtgggaaaagttgtgcattggcatcaaatgctcgcataaaaatttttttggaaatcaaaaaatatttagatcccccgccagccaATTAAAGTTTGGCcaattatgtaaaaattgacattttttattatttttttttaatcttatgtataatatttttaaccgcatgtggtgggaaaagttgtgtattgacatctaatgctcaattaaatttttttagtaatcaaaatatatttagatccctcaaaagtcccttgaaatttcaccaaatatggaaaaattgacatttatttgctattttttaaatttctcatgtttgatttttttaatcacccgtAGTAAAAATGATTACCTAGTAAGATTCTTCAcccataagtaataataataataatattcaagctCCGCTTAGCCGGTgtaatttggaatattttcataatttttaaaatcttgacgttttaaagcaaaaatttagtccaacactttttttaaaaaatttaagaattttttatactttatttttctataataacaGTATAAAATTCTTTAGGATTGAAACATAGGTATAAAAGATTAAAGTACCAGAAGTCTGTCGTCGCAGTTTTACAGCAGCTCTTCACTCATTTTCCCGAAGTAATTGGAGAAAATGACTAAGAATTCACCTCGGcgttttttgtaataaagaagttttgcaacttatacattgctttgttctcaaattttgacattaattttaGGGAAGCCCATGTTGTACGTATAAAGCCATCATGGCGTGTTGCTCCACAAACAGATAAAGATGCTTCTGTCACCAACCTAACTGTTCTTTCCACCGCTTGTGTATGACATAGTAAATTCCACAACTCACTTTCAATAACGTCACCCGTTTCAGCTACTTTCTCAAGTTCCACATTGGGTATATGTTTGGTGAGTGGAGGGTTTGTAAGGACAATTCTGTatagtcttttgcttgaaaatttagaggtAGAATGACAAAATCACGAACAGTTTCATTAGTAAGAGTTCGGGCCTTCAGGATTGTTCGGTAGCCTAATTTCCTTACTGAGGATCGCGTGCCGTTGATCATGGCTATCAGCAGGCTTTCTGGATGAccaaaaaaactatttctttatataacagggtcaactactgatttcagatcatcgctaagatatcttgagtagtggataatttcccaaagatgctgtgcaccggctgtgcatgaaggctcagttttaataaaaaaccaaacttttgcatacacttttataatgtattctacAATAGTCCCTATTTCCAGCGATGACTCTTTTGTACCAATATACAAACGAAGTACTATGTTTGCTGTTGCAAGTCACCTAACATGAGATAGCTTTCCTGGTGATTTGGTGGACAGTGATGTTGaacaattttctgaacatattgCTTAACATATTTGAAACAAGTATTTTTGGTCAGTGCCAAGCCCGTCTGTATCAACTGTTGAcaaatcaaaagcgattttttcaaAGTTGACAATTGGCAGCTGCTTACATGTGCCAAGAAGCTTCCCTATAGGACCATTAGATGTAAAAGAACCTGTAGTGCTTCCATCAAGATGCCGTAACAGATAGCGTAAAGGTAGCTCATTGGCGTGCAATTGACATGTGAGCCACTGCAACGGCCTTTTTAAATGCAGCTCAAACAGTCTTATTACACAACCTTTCACACCCGTATTGACTGCTGTTCCATCTGATCCTACTGTAATTAAATCCGCAGTACATACTtgggttgtttttaaatagtctaaTATGCTTGATAACACTTCATTCTCTGTACCAATTCTTCTGCTCTGAGTTTTTCGTTACGATTTCTATTTGGCTCATATATGATTGGCTAAGTGCCAAGAATTGGCCGATTTGTCAGACTGGGGAGGAgtgatttaaatagtttcattatatcacagagaaaaagaaaaataaacattcggaGGAATCACACCATGTGTCTCtttgacagttaaaactaagcagaaggagcaaagaaaaaaggcaaaacgcGCAATTTCAGATTCCCGGCGGGGGGGATATGTAATatgatatgataattattttgttcacaaacaaaGGGCCTTACGATTTATTATTTACACCATaggtgatttaaaaaatacataagaaatgaaaaaaaagttttaaaaaagtcattttttacatatttagcgaaaTTTCAGGGACCTGGCAAAAGGtataaacatatttaaattaccaaaaagtttttttaatgaacattagatgtcaatacacaacttttcccaccacaggcgattaaaaatattacacataagatttttttttttaaatttaaaaaatgacaatttttacatatttggccaaattttaaggggctggcgggggatctaaatatattttaatttccaaaaaaatttttatgcgagcatttgatgccaatacacaacttttcccaccacaggcgttttcgatttcaaaaaaaagtctaaatcgACCCACTCTACTGTACAATATGTTTTACCGAAGTCAgaacaaagaaataattaaataggTTGGTTATATGTAGTTTGCTTTACGGAAAGGAAAGTAAATGAATGTCTAATTACTCTGTTATTTTCCCACGGAATAATTAGAGACAGTATGTTGTATATAATGCAGCATACATttgttaagcatttttttctgctaTTCTTACGTACCGTACAAGTAAATCAGAACATCTTTTAGCAGGAGTGTACAATGCCTTAATGTAAGCAAGTACTTTAAGTACAAGTTACGCTTAGTTAAAAAGGCACCTTTGAAAAAGTCGcctaaaaagtatttattcaatCAAGTGTAATTTAGATTTCTGTGCAATTGTTTTTTCAATCATAGCTCACTTAAACAATGGCTCGTCCTTACTCTCAGTACATTTACCATTACATTTGTGTCTTTACTTAATTGctgccgttttttttcttttcgtcataattttaattatttatttgtgttaagTTACTAGAATGTTCAGACTGTACCTGATGTGCAAATTAATTGATAGTCACTGCAACAGTTATCAGTAATGCTGCAACTATCATCACAACCACATCCTGCTTCTGTCATGTCTGCTTGCTCTAGGCATCGTCCTCGGCACGAATCCTCTGATACTTCTGAGAAGAAAAAGCACAATTACTCacgtgtaaaaattaaaattatgagtttatgaaaatcttttttttttttgtattaggtGGAAAACTTCTGAATGTCATAATGCGAGTATACCATACATAAATATAACTAAAGCAATATTCATACACTGTC
Encoded proteins:
- the LOC129218373 gene encoding uncharacterized protein LOC129218373, which encodes MDFRSLHQVFFIMILLSQLQNCFTYAFDYDDDNDSSSRCPWIRNKLKNGRVKIRSRGRIAKFLCDPGYELAGKRFATCVRGQWNNPIPICVARGCPKLPEPANGRVSEMYRGALLIYDCLPGYVLDGDMSVFCDGRRWNASLPACVVAKENPSMTCDFESPDLCGWNHDPTHDFDWQRNQHSTPSGHVGTGPSFDHTYGEGKGGFYLYIEASSPRKVNDTSRIFSPVFPMDYSGGCFSFWYHMYGSTTGGLRVYIRPESSVFDEVSPTWEKFGDQGNQWRMGNISVPYYDQNFQIVIEGIRGTSYIGDTAIDDVNISTTGCDNIANGTENSIEVSEDSCRGRCLEQADMTEAGCGCDDSCSITDNCCSDYQLICTSGTSSVSDNPEELPAGDLLPTTSMLSTMYDTTNMFSTMVSSTIKQNSLVDVSPDITHSESSGMHFTSETETVTLHDISLPIQTNNSSPIPTFISSPTPTNSLSPISTDGELPVSTNSAFSTTRSSPTPPDSSWGSYDGSAPIPSESSSLIPVNSSSPILTDSSTFISIDGSTNVSTSNSLPFSKYSSSVNTDKSSVMNTDSSSAVVTDISTPISYDNSSSKTMPIGAKSNISTTQFFTTPKMLLTETKNSTDNSTTAFIGSTQLWKNATNSDLLTTLKSIRISSTVIQSTSDVPDVLSTVKAIKSTESSDNIILTSSETRRTYNLRPRTKKTTAAEWIDATTVSTTFSKLKASAITNKETVISKSTPPIIYRYTSSLTNTAVDATVSSHLTSAETSSVSSRETIIVFPVSNIPSTPLESTVVTEKYITTVPYAYSTKTTSSYPEPIDSSASKSASTSASSDAIVTIVSVTLVIAVAFVGGWTFFVRRKRAKRQSKLSDDSELRYLQANEITDY